A part of Geotrypetes seraphini chromosome 9, aGeoSer1.1, whole genome shotgun sequence genomic DNA contains:
- the LOC117367144 gene encoding receptor-transporting protein 3-like, producing the protein MSLCMDIWKSVFQEKISVVSHKDSWNLMCNTSLEPSGEQYRQHIFARFSCRSCGRSWASAQVLVLFHMKLKSRRGTVKMRPFKQRCKFCRAGFEEPEFELANVEIALNNLILRIRQQFYGEDVEDEIQAVVVDVGLQGPHESSLCEACQRGVCHRRPSGRKPCIETPTLRSEVPPKALPCSYCFIVLFVVCLILYVQYFFP; encoded by the exons ATGTCTTTGTGTATGGACATCTGGAAGTCCGTTTTCCAGGAGAAGATATCAGTGGTAAGCCACAAGGACAGCTGGAACCTAATGTGTAATACTTCCTTGGAGCCTAGTGGGGAGCAATATAGACAACATATATTTGCAAG ATTCAGTTGCCGATCTTGTGGACGTTCCTGGGCCTCAGCTCAGGTGCTGGTACTATTCCACATGAAGCTGAAAAGTAGACGAGGCACGGTGAAGATGAGGCCCTTCAAGCAGAGATGTAAATTCTGCAGGGCGGGATTTGAGGAGCCAGAATTTGAGCTGGCAAATGTTGAGATCGCCCTGAACAACTTGATCCTCAGAATTCGGCAGCAATTCTACGGAGAGGATGTGGAAGACGAAATTCAGGCTGTCGTGGTGGATGTCGGTCTGCAGGGACCGCATGAGAGCTCGCTCTGTGAGGCCTGCCAGCGGGGAGTTTGCCATAGGAGACCAAGTGGAAGGAAGCCATGTATTGAAACCCCCACTCTCCGCTCTGAAGTACCACCAAAAGCTCTCCCATGCAGCTACTGCTTCATTGTTCTTTTCGTGGTTTGTCTAATTTTATATGTACAGTATTTCTTTCCATAA
- the LOC117366466 gene encoding receptor-transporting protein 3-like codes for MASSIDLHVWNNIFQGKLRERNKADVWTLSLDENVQPGPGWKRYSVQLFGRFRCSSCSRTWASAKVQILFHMKLEMGPVRHGWVMMRVFKQECGKCSAATLEEPEFVSENIEIALERLVNRIQEKFYRDFSGKNTTSAFIRSGKQDGPHESAHCEACRLGLCDLKLQDEERRAQASTSEEAEKSGRVQKTKMYVNQLLKPLSSVYNISKIGNRQQTAPASLGNSGQDTNQSQKPLSSVYDTRRTGGILKTVPRSASESPGSVIQKQRASGSQVRGVSPVQRQAYTFCGSEDEEESHQLFEESSRYDIWEDQFRTESHRRNRRLRERYGEPQPEECCPCTLL; via the exons ATGGCGAGCTCCATCGACCTGCACGTTTGGAACAACATTTTCCAAGGCAAACTCCGCGAACGAAACAAGGCTGATGTCTGGACTCTATCGCTGGATGAGAACGTGCAGCCGGGCCCGGGATGGAAGCGCTACTCGGTGCAACTGTTTGGCAG gttcCGCTGTTCGAGCTGCAGCCGCACCTGGGCTTCAGCAAAAGTTCAGATTCTCTTCCATATGAAGCTGGAGATGGGGCCAGTAAGACATGGCTGGGTGATGATGAGGGTGTTCAAACAAGAGTGTGGAAAATGCAGCGCGGCCACTTTGGAGGAGCCAGAGTTCGTGAGTGAGAACATTGAAATTGCTCTGGAAAGGCTGGTGAATCGGATTCAGGAGAAGTTCTACAGGGATTTCAGTGGAAAAAACACAACCTCTGCTTTTATTCGCAGTGGGAAGCAGGATGGGCCGCACGAGAGTGCACACTGTGAAGCCTGTCGCTTGGGACTGTGTGATCTGAAACTCCAAGATGAAGAACGACGAGCCCAGGCATCTACTTCTGAGGAAGCAGAAAAATCTGGTAGAGTGCAGAAAACAAAGATGTATGTCAATCAATTACTGAAGCCACTCAGTTCAGTGTATAACATCTCGAAAATTGGGAATAGGCAGCAAACTGCACCAGCATCACTGGGTAACTCAGGACAAGATACGAATCAGTCACAGAAACCTCTCAGTTCAGTTTATGACACCAGGAGAACTGGAGGTATCCTGAAAACTGTACCAAGATCAGCCTCTGAGTCTCCAGGATCTGTGATACAGAAGCAAAGAGCCTCAGGAAGCCAGGTGAGAGGGGTTTCACCTGTGCAAAGACAGGCTTATACCTTCTGTGGGTCTGAGGATGAGGAAGAAAGCCACCAATTATTTGAAGAGTCATCAAGATACGATATTTGGGAAGATCAGTTTAGAACGGAAAGCCACAGAAGAAACCGTAGGCTAAGAGAGAGGTATGGTGAGCCACAGCCTGAAGAATGCTGTCCTTGCACCCTTCTATGA